One Coffea arabica cultivar ET-39 chromosome 5c, Coffea Arabica ET-39 HiFi, whole genome shotgun sequence DNA window includes the following coding sequences:
- the LOC113690271 gene encoding uncharacterized protein produces MASGSAGRPSNSGSKPFNFVSDDILCGPYEDYGNQDGSNGTSHSDPAIGATSAKEFHKNRMARSSVFPAASYNPPEESSFNQDVIATVERTMKKYADNLMRFLEGISSRLSQLELYCYNLDKSIAEMRSELGGDHTEAETKLKSLEKHLQEVHRSVQILRDKQELAEAQKELAKLHLAQKESSSASNLPQKEERVSAPASDAKKSENSSDSHGQQLALALPHQVPQPQQQQPPPVAPPPPMPSQSVPQAQAYYLPPHQLPNVPAAASQPSQGQYLPPDSHYRAPQLQDVSRVAPQPAQSQVNQAPQVQTIPSYQPQWPQQLPQQVQPLPQQSVQPQIRPSSPPVYSSYLPNQANPPPPEALPNSMPMQVPFSGISQPGPVRAETVPYGYGGAARPVQPQPQPQHLKATYASPADGYAASGPHPTLSPGNTYVMYDEAGRPHHPAQQPHFPQSPYPPTTMPPQNLQPNTGSNLVVRPPQFVRNHPYGDLIEKVVSMGYRGDHVVSAIQRLEESGQPVDFNAVLDRLNGHSAGGPQRGWSG; encoded by the exons ATGGCATCTGGATCGGCGGGTCGGCCTAGCAACTCGGGCTCCAAGCCGTTCAATTTTGTGTCGGATGATATCTTGTGCGGCCCGTATGAAGATTATGGCAATCAGGATGGTTCGAATGGGACTAGCCACTCCGACCCGGCTATCGGAGCTACTTCGGCTAAG GAGTTCCACAAAAATAGAATGGCAAGATCATCAGTTTTTCCTGCTGCATCTTACAATCCACCAGAAGAATCTTCGTTTAATCAAGATGTGATTGCGACTGTCGAGAGGACCATGAAGAAATATGCAGACAATCTCATGCGTTTTCTTGAGGGTATTAGTTCACGTCTGTCCCAGCTGGAGTTGTATTGCTATAACTTGGATAAAAGCATTGCAGAGATGCGTTCTGAATTAGGTGGTGATCACACAGAAGCAGAGACAAAGCTCAAATCACTTGAGAAACATCTCCAAGAG GTACATAGGTCAGTTCAAATCCTAAGAGATAAACAGGAGCTTGCTGAAGCTCAGAAGGAACTAGCCAAGCTTCACCTTGCTCAGAAAGAATCTTCGTCGGCAAGCAATTTGCCACAGAAGGAGGAGAGAGTTAGTGCGCCAGCTTCTGATGCTAAAAAGAGTGAGAATTCATCAGATTCGCATGGCCAGCAATTAGCACTTGCACTTCCCCATCAGGTCCCACAGCCACAGCAGCAGCAGCCGCCTCCAGTGGCACCCCCACCTCCAATGCCATCTCAAAGTGTGCCACAGGCACAGGCTTATTATTTACCACCACATCAGCTGCCAAATGTCCCTGCTGCGGCCTCCCAACCATCTCAGGGTCAATATCTCCCACCTGATTCACATTATAGAGCTCCCCAATTGCAAGATGTTTCTAGGGTGGCACCACAGCCAGCCCAGTCTCAAGTAAATCAGGCACCACAGGTACAGACTATACCTTCATACCAGCCCCAGTGGCCCCAGCAGTTACCTCAGCAGGTTCAGCCACTGCCACAGCAATCTGTGCAGCCTCAGATTAGACCTTCATCTCCTCCTGTTTACTCCTCTTATTTACCTAATCAAGCAAATCCTCCTCCTCCAGAGGCATTGCCTAACAGCATGCCAATGCAAGTACCGTTTTCTGGAATTTCACAACCAGGTCCTGTCCGTGCAGAAACAGTTCCTTATGGGTATGGTGGGGCTGCAAGGCCGGTTCAACCACAACCTCAGCCCCAGCATCTCAAGGCTACTTATGCCTCTCCAGCTGATGGGTATGCAGCTAGCGGGCCACATCCAACACTTTCACCTGGTAACACGTATGTAATGTATGATGAAGCAGGAAGACCACATCATCCAGCTCAACAGCCTCACTTTCCACAGAGTCCTTATCCTCCTACTACAATGCCTCCCCAGAACTTACAGCCTAACACAGGCTCAAATCTAGTTGTTCGTCCCCCACAGTTTGTTCGCAACCATCCTTACGGTGATTTGATTGAGAAAGTGGTGAGCATGGGTTACAGGGGGGATCATGTTGTGAGTGCCATACAAAGGCTAGAGGAGAGCGGCCAGCCTGTTGATTTTAATGCCGTGCTGGACAGATTGAATGGACACTCTGCTGGGGGTCCTCAGAGGGGATGGTCTGGGTAA